The following coding sequences are from one Sardina pilchardus chromosome 16, fSarPil1.1, whole genome shotgun sequence window:
- the LOC134060265 gene encoding uncharacterized protein LOC134060265 isoform X3: MAEDHASVGVKEYNAETLTDLLHDYVASVEELSHTNQMDDTSKHDAKEDDIGQIISHLLELGDDMKDSFPNETEISESWRNLGQTMESGLKLLKKLLEKRRPDPIQELGCSMAVTVNISINRKEKKALRKHKDEMDGRVKETKKK, from the exons tGGGTGTAAAGGAGTACAATGCTGAAACACTGACTGATCTTCTACATGACTATGTAGCCAGTGTCGAAGAGCTCTCTCACACTAACCAAATGGACGATACGAG TAAACATGATGCTAAGGAGGATGACATAGGACAGATTATTTCACACCTGCTGGAACTGGGAGATGACATGAAAGATAGTTTCCCTAATGAAACTGAAATCTCAGAGTCTTGGAGAAACCTGGGTCAGACAATGGAATCAGGGTTAAAACTTCTCAAAAAGTTACTGGAGAAGAGGAGGCCAGATCCTATTCAAGAGCTTG GTTGCTCTATGGCTGTGACTGTTAATATTTCTATTAACCGCAAAGAGAAGAAAGCCCTGAGGAAAC ACAAAGATGAAATGGATGGGAGAGTAAAGGAAACCAAGAAAAAGT GA
- the LOC134060265 gene encoding uncharacterized protein LOC134060265 isoform X1 has translation MAEDHASVGVKEYNAETLTDLLHDYVASVEELSHTNQMDDTSKHDAKEDDIGQIISHLLELGDDMKDSFPNETEISESWRNLGQTMESGLKLLKKLLEKRRPDPIQELGCSMAVTVNISINRKEKKALRKHKDEMDGRVKETKKKSDLQKTSRESEETFFFTEHKHTLVERIGNLGPLLIALQRDGVLDDNERDEIDTQLTTIEKNQVLITKVEKKGKIAQKRFYHALKSSDLSLFQDLLDNQLICVH, from the exons tGGGTGTAAAGGAGTACAATGCTGAAACACTGACTGATCTTCTACATGACTATGTAGCCAGTGTCGAAGAGCTCTCTCACACTAACCAAATGGACGATACGAG TAAACATGATGCTAAGGAGGATGACATAGGACAGATTATTTCACACCTGCTGGAACTGGGAGATGACATGAAAGATAGTTTCCCTAATGAAACTGAAATCTCAGAGTCTTGGAGAAACCTGGGTCAGACAATGGAATCAGGGTTAAAACTTCTCAAAAAGTTACTGGAGAAGAGGAGGCCAGATCCTATTCAAGAGCTTG GTTGCTCTATGGCTGTGACTGTTAATATTTCTATTAACCGCAAAGAGAAGAAAGCCCTGAGGAAAC ACAAAGATGAAATGGATGGGAGAGTAAAGGAAACCAAGAAAAAGT CAGATTTACAGAAAACATCTAGAGAATCTGAagagacctttttttttacagaacacaagcacactctAGTAGAACGCATAGGGAACTTGGGGCCTCTTCTGATAGCTCTACAGAGGGACGGCGTTTTGGATGATAATGAAAGGGATGAAATCGACACTCAATTAACAACAATTGAGAAGAATCAAGTTCTTATTACTAAGGTGGAAAAAAAGGGCAAAATAGCCCAAAAAAGGTTTTATCATGCACTTAAGTCATCTGACCTTTCCCTGTTTCAGGATCTGCTGGATAATCAATTAATCTGTGTGCATTGA
- the LOC134060265 gene encoding uncharacterized protein LOC134060265 isoform X2 — MAEDHASVGVKEYNAETLTDLLHDYVASVEELSHTNQMDDTSKHDAKEDDIGQIISHLLELGDDMKDSFPNETEISESWRNLGQTMESGLKLLKKLLEKRRPDPIQELGCSMAVTVNISINRKEKKALRKHKDEMDGRVKETKKKYLQKTSRESEETFFFTEHKHTLVERIGNLGPLLIALQRDGVLDDNERDEIDTQLTTIEKNQVLITKVEKKGKIAQKRFYHALKSSDLSLFQDLLDNQLICVH, encoded by the exons tGGGTGTAAAGGAGTACAATGCTGAAACACTGACTGATCTTCTACATGACTATGTAGCCAGTGTCGAAGAGCTCTCTCACACTAACCAAATGGACGATACGAG TAAACATGATGCTAAGGAGGATGACATAGGACAGATTATTTCACACCTGCTGGAACTGGGAGATGACATGAAAGATAGTTTCCCTAATGAAACTGAAATCTCAGAGTCTTGGAGAAACCTGGGTCAGACAATGGAATCAGGGTTAAAACTTCTCAAAAAGTTACTGGAGAAGAGGAGGCCAGATCCTATTCAAGAGCTTG GTTGCTCTATGGCTGTGACTGTTAATATTTCTATTAACCGCAAAGAGAAGAAAGCCCTGAGGAAAC ACAAAGATGAAATGGATGGGAGAGTAAAGGAAACCAAGAAAAAGT ATTTACAGAAAACATCTAGAGAATCTGAagagacctttttttttacagaacacaagcacactctAGTAGAACGCATAGGGAACTTGGGGCCTCTTCTGATAGCTCTACAGAGGGACGGCGTTTTGGATGATAATGAAAGGGATGAAATCGACACTCAATTAACAACAATTGAGAAGAATCAAGTTCTTATTACTAAGGTGGAAAAAAAGGGCAAAATAGCCCAAAAAAGGTTTTATCATGCACTTAAGTCATCTGACCTTTCCCTGTTTCAGGATCTGCTGGATAATCAATTAATCTGTGTGCATTGA
- the zgc:92594 gene encoding E3 ubiquitin-protein ligase TRIM47 yields the protein MMALWQEDSSSILEDELTCPVCLDLFRDPHQLPCGHNFCLPCLQRLGGGSGRSSLRGSLSSSSSSSVLPGRIRCPECRKQHRGSAGVQRNFKLANIADGYRQKRDQHGAAAQQGASTSGGGGGDAVARSARPGRASTPMHCDFCPQPSDASAGGSRDACPSDVSSSSSPPSSSSSSSSPSVSPSSSSSCATAGLAVKMCLKCEVSMCVEHLRPHLELPAFRGHTLVEPHADLRVRRCPKHEEAFRYYCMEEHVCLCSSCIVVGEHSGHTIKTLKDTVKDMKFTLQKQLQRVTRKISKVEKTLQDHNDQERKNKAFLDDTDQRVAVLGDVLNVQVAGLLTALRECTSAHCGAATGSAPQSEVQHARGRIARDQESLLGVQRNLQGLMDESDPFTFLKEYHTTGKRMRRLLRRPLYTPDFCGVDTEALAMSMENKMEDFLMSLRQHGNNFIDTVCSMHEEEQGENYHSENDNEDEDNEDDFEEHHFSDSDVEEDDESSTEEEEEEEEDDGDHSGSIDDSYSPEEEEEEEEEEEGNIDEEEADDDSSSD from the exons ATG aTGGCGCTGTGGCAGGAAGACTCTTCCAGTATCCTGGAGGATGAGCTGACGTGCCCTGTCTGCTTGGACCTGTTCCGTGACCCCCACCAGCTGCCCTGCGGCCACAACTTCTGCTTGCCGTGCCTGCAGCGCCTCGGCGGGGGCAGCGGCCGCAGTAGCCTAAGAGGCTccctgtcttcctcctcctcctcctcggttCTGCCAGGCCGTATCCGCTGCCCGGAGTGCCGCAAGCAGCACCGCGGCTCGGCCGGCGTGCAGCGCAACTTCAAGCTGGCCAACATCGCCGACGGCTACCGGCAGAAGAGGGACCAGCACGGGGCGGCCGCCCAGCAGGGCGCGAGCAcgagcggcggtggcggcggcgacgCTGTGGCCCGGAGCGCGAGGCCAGGCCGCGCCAGCACTCCCATGCACTGCGACTTCTGCCCCCAGCCCTCGGACGCCAGCGCCGGCGGCTCGCGGGACGCGTGCCCGTCAGAtgtgtcttcctcctcctccccaccttcctcctcctcctcctcctcttccccttccgtctctccctcctcctcttcctcttgcgccacagctgggctGGCGGTCAAGATGTGCCTGAAGTGCGAGGTGTCCATGTGCGTGGAGCACCTGCGGCCGCACCTGGAGCTGCCGGCCTTCCGCGGGCACACGCTGGTGGAGCCGCACGCCGACCTGCGCGTCCGCCGATGCCCGAAGCACGAGGAGGCCTTCCGCTACTACTGCATGGAGGAGCACGTGTGCTTGTGCAGCTCCTGCATCGTCGTCGGCGAGCACAGCGGCCATACCATCAAGACCCTCAAGGACACCGTGAAGGACATGAAG TTCACATTACAAAAGCAACTCCAAAGAGTCACCAGGAAGATTAGTAAAGTTGAAAAAACATTGCAGGACCATAATGATCAAGAACGGAAAAACAAG GCGTTCCTGGACGATACGGACCAGCGGGTGGCGGTGCTGGGGGACGTGCTGAACGTGCAGGTGGCGGGGCTCCTGACCGCTCTGCGGGAGTGCACCTCGGCCCACTGCGGCGCCGCCACGGGCAGTGCCCCCCAGTCTGAGGTGCAGCATGCCCGCGGACGCATCGCTCGCGACCAGGAGAGCCTGCTGGGAGTCCAGCGCAACCTCCAGGGCCTGATGGACGAGAGCGACCCTTTCACCttcctcaag GAGTATCACACAACAGGGAAAAG GATGCGGCGTCTCTTGAGGAGGCCGCTGTACACCCCGGACTTCTGCGGCGTGGACACCGAAGCGCTCGCCATGAGCATGGAGAACAAGATGGAGGACTTTCTGATGTCGCTGCGACAGCACGGCAATAACTTCATCGACACCGTCT GTTCCATGCATGAAGAGGAACAGGGGGAAAACTACCACAGTGAGAATGACAATGAAGACGAAGACAACGAGGATGATTTTGAAGAGCATCACTTCAGCGATAGCGATGTTGAGGAAGATGACGAGTCCAgtacagaggaggaagaggaagaggaggaagatgatggagACCACAGTGGATCAATTGATGACTCCTACAgcccagaggaagaggaagaagaagaggaggaggaggagggtaacATTGATGAGGAAGAGGCGGATGACGATTCCTCATCCGATTAA